A segment of the Solanum lycopersicum chromosome 9, SLM_r2.1 genome:
tatatttttCTTGGTTTTAGTTGATACACTAGCACTTGCAAAACATGAAGGGATTACAAGGCACTATAAGTTTAATGTATATAttgtcatttttaattatttcatagtgcattatcaattttgtttcattttaatagtttaatgtatatatgtcatttttaattatttcatagtGCATTGGcaattttgttttcattttaattattctttttttccatTTGATTAATGCAGATTCAAATGCAAAATGTGACCAGATTGTGTCAAACAAAGAACATTGTAACAGTGAATGGGAAGTTTCCAGGGCCTAGAATTATTGCAAGAGAAGGAGATAGACTTGTTATTAAGGTTGTTAACAATGTTCAACACAATGTCACTATTCATTGGTATGTTATAACAATTACTTTTACAATTTGGAAGCTAATTCatttcttaataatatttacatttCTACAAAATGAGTTTTCTAAAGCAAATATTAGAAGGATGGTATACACTAACAATGAGTTCGATATCTCTtatggtcactcaactaattaataattattatttcagAGGGAGGTCACTTCTTCTACAGTTTTCTCGcacaaaagaaaattgtgacttttatgataaTAGCTATCAGTTAAGTGACACtatatcaataatataattatcgCAATATTTATTTAGcggtaataatataatatgaatatctaTAACCAACACAAATATATGTagcactataacaaaaataatttttaaaatcaataagcTATTaccgttaaaaaatattttaatatagtgTGAATATCGCTAAAGACTTTAATTCTAAATGTAATGACATTAACTCAATTgccaataaatatttttgcaataataaatattgccactaaattttttatttgttaccaCTAAATTTTAGTCTCTTTTGCTATAATCTGATATGAGAAATCAACTCCACTAACAATGCAAAGAATGTTTACTTATCTCATTGCAAggttttgattattttcaagGTTACTAATTTCactttttataaacaaatacCTCTACCTATGTACTCATCATTTAggttatttgaaatataaaattcctttaTATTATCGATGCGTAGAAGTTAAACTCAAAACCAAATAGTATGTATAGCTTGCTTACAACTCTAATGTGCCTAGTCTAATATTAAATCTCTATCGCACTGTCAGTTCATAAAAGTTGAACTCatttattaaatagtataattagttaaatatttgtCTTACATGCATGTCTCTAGGCATGGAGTGAGACAACTAAGAAGTGGATGGGCAGATGGACCAGCTTATATTACACAATGCCCAATTCAGAGAGGGCAAAGTTATGTGTATAATTTCACTATTACTGGTCAAAGAGGAACTTTATTTTGGCATGCACACATTTCATGGCTAAGAGTAACACTCTATGGACCTATTGTTATTCTTCCAAAGAAAGGTGTTGCTTATCCTTTTCCACAACCCTTCAAAGAAGTCCCAATTCTTTTTGGTAAATATACATActcaacttatttttaaaaaagttatgttACAGTTGACTTCTCATATGACTATTCGATTaatagttatatatttttttaataatgaaacTGACTTTTTGTCAAGTAATCATCTGAAAAATCGACTCTTTAGTCAATTATTATACATAATAATGTATTTGGATTTTAGGTGAATGGTGGAAGGCAGATACAGAGAAAATAGTTAATCAAGCCCTTCAAACAGGAGGACCTCCAAATATTTCTGATGCTTATACCATCAATGGTCTACCTGGACTTCTCCACAATTGTTCTGCTAAAggtaaatatttcaaaaattattttggagttttatatatagataatgtaattttaaattgttatagTAAATTTACTTGTTCTTTTTATCAAGTTATTGCTTATCATTTTTGCCTTCTAAACTTCTTTATAtcgagagatgagttcttgtgTTGTATATCAATCGACGAGATAAGGCACAAGTACCTCCTAGAGTATGACCGAAATTCGAGCGACagaccttaactaaactaaagtcctattacccccgAATCCATTTTTTTGTAATTCTGTACACTGACATTCAAACATCTCTCACGCGCCTCAAGTCACGGAGTGTACcattacaaaattacaaaacaaaTGAGTTGAGATTAATAGAACCTTAGTtaagttaaggtgtgtctctgagatttcggtcatagtctaagGAGTGTTTGTGCCTTATTTcacaatcaacaatatcattgAAGGGAGGGGCATATCATAGAGCTAGACTTACTTATAATTACCTTATAAATGATCTGATTGTACAAATATAGTTAACATCGTCCAAACTCTTGcaaaattcaaccaaacaaGACTTTTTTGTCACATTTTTTCATGTAAACATAGAAACTTAATTACTTTCATATGTGTTGCAGATACATTCAAATTGAAGGTGAAACCAGGGAAAACATATCTACTAAGAGTAGTCAATGCTGCACTAAATGATGAACTTTTTTTCAGTATAGCAAATCATAGCCTTACTGTTGTAGAAGTCGATGCTGTTTATGTGAAACCATTCAACGCAAACATAATTCTTATAACACCAGGACAAACCACAAACGTCCTCTTGAAAACCAAACATTTTCATCCTAAAGCCACCTTCCTCATGTCAGCTCGGCCTTACGCGACTGGTCCTGCTTCATTTGACAATTCCACCACCACTGGAATATTAGAATATCATCAACACTCTAACAATACTAAAAAGAGTAACAAATTTCCTCTGTTGAACTCAAAACTCCCTATATTCAATGACACAACTTTTGCTACAAGTTTTGTCAAGAAAATCAGAAGCTTAGCTAACGCGAAGTTTCCAGCTAATGTACCTAAAAGAGTTGATAAACATTTTTTCTTCACTGTTGGATTAGGATTGAATCCATGTCCTAAGAATCAAACATGTCAAGGACCAAATAACACTAAATTGGCAGCTTCTGTTAACAACGTATCGTTTGTTCAGCCAAATGTAGCTTTGCTTCAATCACACTATTTTAACCAATCTAAAGGAGTTTACACAACAGATTTTCCAGTCAATCCGCCGTTTAAATTCAATTACACAGGAAATCCACCAAACAATAGTTTTGTTACCTCAGGCACAAAAGTTGTGATGCTGCCTTTTAATACTAGTGTGGAATTAGTTATGCAAGATACAAGTATTATAAGCGCCGAAAGTCATCCACTTCACCTTCATGGTTTCAATTTCTTTGTGGTTGGACAAGGATTTGGAAATTATAATTCTAGCAAAGATCCTGCTAATTTCAACCTTGTTGATCCTGCTGAAAGGAACACTGTTGGTGTTCCGTCTGGAGGTTGGGTCGCCATTCGCTTCCTTGCAGACAATCCAGGTATTACATTAgattttaagttatatacattAATAGTATCAAGCACTTAATTTTAGTACTATACGAGACTTCATATGAAGTTACATGTAAAAATAAAGAGCATAATACAGAAACAAACACTTAAACTTTGAGTATGCAcatctagacacctcaactCGTCTCCAATGTGTTAGTTAAATACTCCAACATCTACAAAATCATCATTGAGACACCTCTAAAGTTTATCTGCTACTTTAATGTCAAGTGTCTACAAGACACAGCGGGCACGAGTTGGAGGGTCTAGTTGAGGTATCTAGATGTGCACTCTCAAAGTTACGTGGTATTACTTACTTACCAATTGAGGCTAAGTTTGAGTGTTTGTTACGTATTAtgccaaaaataatttcattgtcAGCGTACAGAACATAAActcattaattaagttaatgttttgaattgaaatatctattttttttgttgataacttgttgacataatatttttgaacttttttaggAGTATGGTTCATGCATTGTCATCTTGAAGTACACACAAGTTGGGGCTTGAAAATGGTTTGGATGGTAACTGATGGAAAAAGTCCTAAGCAAAAGTTACTTCCTCCACCAGCTGATCTTCCTAAATGttgatatttcatattatacTCTCTTAACAacatcttttatcttttattttgttaaccTTTTTTCCcccattttattgatttttattagagtaaccttcattctttcaaattttgttgATGATACTAGGCTTGTAATAGAAGTGTAAAGTTACATTACACAAAAACTGATGAAATAACAAAGATGGTTAGCGAAACTTGATATTTATATCTACGATTCCTCATTCAAGATCGTGGCCTACCTGATCACTACAGAGGAAAGGCTCAGTCCAGGACGTACGCGATTAGTATCCAAGAAAAGTAGTTCTTCTTTTTCAGTtcgactaaaaaggaaataggtccttcttttttaaacgaaggAAGTTTTATGATATAACATACCAGAAGATGTGTATTGAAGTCTGTCCTCTGCATTTAACTTCTCTTACCTATAATTGTGGTCCATTTAATTGATAATAACATCATATGATGCCAGTGAAGAAAATGATATCCCCAAAAGTCATTGTTGGGCTCAATGAGGAAGTTTGAATAAGGAACAGAAAGAAGAAATTCTACATCATATAGTTGActtaaaacttaattttaaaaaaaatttataaagggAAAAGAACATAACAGTAAAGATCAAAGAACTGAGATTCTGCTTGTAcattagtacattatttgtataGTAACAAATATAACATGTTGTTATATAGCTTGTCAAACTCAGCACTCCACAGCAACAACATGCCTGGTGTGGCATTGCCGCGATGACTGGGATTTAGCTTGGAAGTGCTGTTGGAAGTCTTCAGGTGGTAATTGTAATTGTAATCTTGGATATGTAGGTTTCACAAGAAAATTACTAGGCAATCCGTGTCGTTGAGTTTGCTAAACTTCCAAGCAAGGTAACTTCTAAATTAAATGGTAGCTCTGCAGGAAACAATGGAAGTAACATATGAGCAAGTTCTTATGCATGCAGATTATTAGCTGACTATATGTATGCTACTAAGTTGAAGCCAaattgatgagaaaattaagcaTGATTATAGCTTACAAGCTTAAGTTACTACATATTTAAGCTTGCAGATGGAGAGCGAAAATGTGGACTAACTACTGAAGATGGATACAATGGTTAAACCAGCTGATGAAATACTGAGTGATGATAACTCTGGTAAGGCCACAACACCATCCAAGAACAGCAAGATTTGTCGCATGGTTGGCCTAAATGAGGGCTCTGAATGAGAGCAAAACAAGCCTAGCTTTAAGACCAACTCCACTTTCCCTGGAACAAAATCAATCCCTATGTTTGGATCAACTGCCTCAAGAATATTACCCCTATTCCAGCACAAGACCACCCAATCGACTAAAATCAGATCATCATCGTCTTGTCTTGGCTCTATTGGCCTCCCACCACAGGCAACTTCAAG
Coding sequences within it:
- the LOC101257887 gene encoding laccase-4-like, whose product is MEFSFLKTYNLFLLVIFFLVLVDTLALAKHEGITRHYKFNIQMQNVTRLCQTKNIVTVNGKFPGPRIIAREGDRLVIKVVNNVQHNVTIHWHGVRQLRSGWADGPAYITQCPIQRGQSYVYNFTITGQRGTLFWHAHISWLRVTLYGPIVILPKKGVAYPFPQPFKEVPILFGEWWKADTEKIVNQALQTGGPPNISDAYTINGLPGLLHNCSAKDTFKLKVKPGKTYLLRVVNAALNDELFFSIANHSLTVVEVDAVYVKPFNANIILITPGQTTNVLLKTKHFHPKATFLMSARPYATGPASFDNSTTTGILEYHQHSNNTKKSNKFPLLNSKLPIFNDTTFATSFVKKIRSLANAKFPANVPKRVDKHFFFTVGLGLNPCPKNQTCQGPNNTKLAASVNNVSFVQPNVALLQSHYFNQSKGVYTTDFPVNPPFKFNYTGNPPNNSFVTSGTKVVMLPFNTSVELVMQDTSIISAESHPLHLHGFNFFVVGQGFGNYNSSKDPANFNLVDPAERNTVGVPSGGWVAIRFLADNPGVWFMHCHLEVHTSWGLKMVWMVTDGKSPKQKLLPPPADLPKC